A stretch of the Rosa rugosa chromosome 5, drRosRugo1.1, whole genome shotgun sequence genome encodes the following:
- the LOC133708991 gene encoding cytochrome P450 CYP749A22-like, with translation MMMSWVRETVLTLPGVSCTFLLLLLLAVIFLKIVHKLWWTPTRTQRFMASQGIRGPSYRLIHGNNKEISNMLTEAMSRPIPNLSHDVLSAVQPHIHSWTKSYGKNYLQWHGLQPVLVITEPELGKEILNNKYRVYTKQKPSIYVKKLLGDSISMAEGEKWSKLRKISNHAFHGDSLKSMIPDMIASAETMLEGWKKHEGKEIEVYEHFRLFTSEVISRTAFGSSYLEGKNIFDMLMKLSSVIFRTAHKLRVPGISKFYKTSDEKESEKLEKGIGDTIIEIVKKREREAVTGEEGSFGTDFLGLLLKARHATNDKQRISVNELVEECKTFYFAGQETTNSLLVWTVFLLALHPEWQEEARKEVLQLFGKKTPNPDGLAKLKTMSMIINESLRLYPPVISLVRTVDKEVKLGNLIIPANVELLVSNLALHHEPQFWGQDVKHFKPERFSEGVASATNNNMAAFLPFGMGPRTCVGLNFATIEAKIALSMILQRYSFTLSPAYVHSPFQFLTVRPQHGLQVILHSV, from the exons ATGATGATGAGTTGGGTGAGAGAGACAGTCCTCACTCTTCCCGGTGTTTCGTgtacctttcttcttcttcttctgttggcTGTGATCTTCCTCAAGATAGTTCACAAACTATGGTGGACTCCAACTCGAACACAGAGATTCATGGCTTCTCAGGGAATCAGAGGTCCTTCTTACAGACTCATCCATGGAAACAACAAAGAAATCAGCAACATGCTAACGGAAGCCATGAGCAGACCCATACCGAATTTATCACATGATGTACTATCTGCAGTTCAACCTCACATTCACTCATGGACCAAGAGCTATG GGAAGAATTATCTACAATGGCATGGTCTTCAACCAGTTTTGGTCATTACAGAACCTGAGTTAGGCAAGGAGATTCTCAATAACAAATATAGGGTTTATACAAAACAGAAGCCCAGTATCTATGTGAAGAAGCTATTGGGAGACAGCATTTCCATGGCAGAAGGTGAAAAATGGTCAAAACTGAGAAAGATTTCCAACCATGCCTTCCATGGAGACAGCTTAAAA AGTATGATTCCAGACATGATAGCTAGTGCTGAGACGATGCTCGAAGGGTGGAAAAAGCATGAAGGAAAAGAGATTGAGGTGTATGAACATTTTAGGTTATTCACTTCAGAAGTGATTTCTAGGACAGCATTTGGCAGCAGCTATTTAGAAGGGAAGAATATTTTTGACATGTTGATGAAGTTAAGCTCTGTAATATTCAGAACTGCTCACAAACTCAGGGTTCCTGGCATCAG CAAGTTTTATAAAACCAGTGATGAGAAGGAATCAGAGAAGCTTGAGAAAGGAATAGGAGACACCATAATAGAGATTGTTaagaaaagagagagggaggcagtGACCGGAGAAGAAGGCAGCTTTGGGACTGATTTTCTTGGATTGCTTTTAAAGGCTCGCCATGCTACCAATGACAAGCAGAGGATTTCAGTGAATGAATTGGTCGAGGAGTGCAAGACATTTTACTTTGCTGGACAAGAAACGACTAACTCTTTGCTTGTTTGGACTGTCTTTCTTCTGGCCCTCCATCCGGAATGGCAAGAGGAAGCAAGAAAGGAGGTCCTGCAGTTATTTGGCAAAAAAACTCCAAATCCTGATGGCCTTGCCAAACTAAAAACG ATGAGTATGATCATCAATGAGTCTCTGAGGCTATATCCTCCTGTCATTTCCCTTGTACGAACAGTGGATAAGGAAGTTAAATTGGGAAACCTCATTATACCTGCTAATGTTGAATTGCTTGTCTCAAATCTAGCACTTCATCATGAACCTCAGTTCTGGGGACAAGATGTGAAACATTTCAAACCTGAGAGATTCTCTGAAGGTGTTGCTAGTGCTACTAACAACAACATGGCTGCATTCTTACCCTTTGGAATGGGACCTAGAACTTGTGTTGGCCTCAACTTTGCCACCATTGAAGCAAAGATTGCTCTTTCAATGATTCTACAACGCTACTCCTTCACCCTTTCCCCAGCCTATGTCCACTCGCCCTTTCAGTTTCTCACAGTTCGTCCACAGCATGGACTTCAAGTAATTTTACACTCAGTATGA